A single region of the Epinephelus moara isolate mb chromosome 16, YSFRI_EMoa_1.0, whole genome shotgun sequence genome encodes:
- the LOC126403134 gene encoding uncharacterized protein LOC126403134 isoform X4: MNLDSLESSIQNLLSVLYPPFEATAPTLLSQLFQIIDGRYQGDALRCLLDFLVPAKHILDTVQQAACAQYSNVLFLCEGWPLCLRDQVVVHLAPINPLLLQPGDFYLQVAPFCDQSARIVVCSLLEEEGLIVEVVEETPIPETSYPCIFSLDWLEEINQGRHGTPLSQCLLTTEQGVVRLPWERVAVPDFVDVPLCAGSSMASAPPSYPPLPPPLPHPPPLPHFPEKSSSNPSFPLSSSNESAPAQYPVTIQNSILTSSSRPSAFSVETRICPAKHGIAVSLCLVDTSAASSSSRLFKVKESETEPRPIGWVSPNTWDSCLTGTEPNTAAKISTVSGTCTPTSGDITTRQGEDKGVIVSENIGSDKHKDTNIKNISRREPAGHPVAEGEYIDILQATMLFSRAQSATEEQKLEVQMQPHAQIEPQMQKYPHRRAQMQPESYRQTQRQPNTQIPPQAQSQAHVQLPTKPQTQNHSRSEAAVSLRHSVSAETALHHSQSPHLHPDSLEPSQCVRFSEKPCTPCMRRRQGGKASRAQELRCRYRDSYQAAIQNPVTFGQEKERGNMLAVLEEDGDLSQCGDRQRPPETNVQEMWFDPVVQRQPPSFVSGAICKESGEKYAVPYWKTGDTNNAPCMDYRGTNVLKFGGQPEQTPERINLPFREPRDAHSAQTYDNLHHLNGANSADRNTDRTLSSYNDQSVVVSAKRSGLPFTSAEIPAMNTTYKPPERLQSRTSPAGVSPNFHKYLPAPPNRRESTSDGRCSSLSTAVVDTSEKCALVIVEGQNVRRRENTGSCAEIPQLHVVKCKNSTAFGLVSPKINRRKMVTPDAAQPGSALLTSRNGHQVGNPSQTDPPPAAETQKISQPASNRPRPDHLPLGSPDPRAHPLFLGVASLTGGRDRTGRAIVELYGHHQGWRSAVTSQELFQMLLYFCTITRREIREAGMTLIFDSRKTNPQPQLYKALMTLQEQTPQAVNSFVLLVDKESSLRPERCPGIQTEVVTSMKALLKLVEVNQLSSRLDGTLSHSHCDWIELHQKLFPFVSDLHEASSLLLRAISRLEEPQRTDTVQTVQQCMVDQRTLMRNVLEDSRLVNLQREGGAILARLRKESDLKYPHCEDLSLLPTCSDAVDSVTSLYNHVEEQAHVLVQKSNTSLEHLEYLLQLREVEGHFIQLQQWFNVEGERHLLEAESVEDSGDRMEQILNSFTGFLIEANDRRHHAMTLVSEAERLQQSGLSYPETETFGTLVCSFKSGLEDFLCRAEACGRELQIMVNVCDFCEQATALASECTEYLDQSQSRIHTKQDHDQTTSVSHTNTEPKQHQNQDSGPSTASASDIRAAHASDATTTSVLLSSNDTSVLQTFQDRFLQFSPERFQEVKAQAGALRGSRGMQVWNAAWLRCQEARQQLQERMQDVEDIFHQQSDPSSWCEHHYVDVGNVQTPPPGGQSLVVQSTPGPRHPQWEGIVSRAVDLGKRRPILGTNNTNSTTVACCNIIVKPEDHSDAGTSQGSKVNPPSPHRSARRTERETRRRHTSRARSERDAAALSQSHTVGCQWFPWGRGLGMRSVSQDSCATGVATAGSSTPPEQRVRSPSSCSHHGQPSCRILQEAQKFQISRHGSFCSEDSCMSDRGAAGGNGTLCCKHSSLPIGRYEGAFCLASPQESASNALRLQRVLEELVLTEREYVRSLGYILTHYLPLLDRPDIPQDLRGKRGVIFGNLEKLYDFHSHYFLPELEACQREPAMVARCFLRHSENFGLYALYSKNKPLSDALILHRRHDIFKKKQQELGDMMDLSSYLLRPIQRISKYSLLLQDMLALAGSYRPKDMIQDTLLASSVCAQSVCGPGSYVPDLTSSERERERAEIQAAADLVRFQMRHGNDLLTMDAIQECDVNLKEQGQLIRQDEFTVFFRKKKCIRRIFLFEDLILFSKTKKTDIGNDVYVYKQSFKTSDIGMTHNSSVSSLCFEIWFRRRKSEDTYTLKASSMEVKKAWTTDLERILWDQATHSRELRMQERVFMGMGRKPFLDIQPSDAAICDRAISCTLPGRIPVACCSHRGLEYPRPHSIGSGSTASTTLSQSSSSSGRGSLPPAGYLGNQSQGLEMGPAVCSSPEAVTENELNHHHLHQHHLHRNCEQWKSHHLLMDSTDSTSGERINLFSSSDRSCLSAISGELVDDSSSIVSQTSKSRQPLNRTPSLRRNSSPALTRKKPGVTPKPPHLANAQVQGDDIIIGKSTEV; this comes from the exons ATG AACCTTGATTCTCTGGAAAGCTCGATCCAGAACCTGCTGTCGGTGCTGTACCCGCCCTTTGAGGCCACCGCACCCACTCTTCTCAGCCAGCTCTTCCAAATCATTGATGGTCGTTATCAGGGTGATGCCCTGCGGTGTCTGCTGGACTTCCTGGTCCCAGCCAAGCACATCTTAGACACCGTGCAGCAGGCTGCATGT GCTCAGTACTCTAATGTACTTTTCCTGTGTGAGGGCTGGCCACTGTGTTTGCGTGACCAAGTTGTCGTCCACCTCGCTCCCATCAACCCCCTGCTACTTCAGCCTGGCGACTTTTACCTCCAGGTGGCACCATTCTGTGACCAATCAGCTCGCATCGTGGTCTGCAGTCTCCTGGAAGAGGAGGGACTTATTGTGGAAGTAGTTGAGGAGACTCCAATCCCTGAAACTTCTTATCCCTGTATATTCAGCCTTGACTGGTTAGAAGAGATCAACCAGGGCCGCCATGGAACGCCTCTCAGCCAATGCCTGCTCACCACTGAGCAGGGCGTGGTGAGGTTACCATGGGAACGGGTGGCCgtgcctgattttgtggacgtGCCACTGTGTGCCGGGAGTAGTATGGCCTCTGCTCCTCCATCTTATCCTCCTTTACCGCCTCCGCTTCCTCatcctccacctcttcctcatTTTCCTGAGAAGTCTTCTTCAAATCCCTcatttcctctttcttcttcaaaTGAATCTGCACCAGCACAGTATCCTGTAACCATTCAAAATTCTATTTTAACATCTTCTTCACGTCCCTCCGCCTTCTCTGTGGAGACCAGAATATGTCCGGCGAAGCACGGCATTGCTGTGTCACTCTGCCTGGTGGATACTAGTGCTGCCTCTTCCTCATCTAGGCTGTTCAAAGTGAAAGAGAGTGAAACTGAGCCTAGGCCTATTGGCTGGGTGTCCCCTAATACGTGGGACAGCTGCCTCACTGGGACAGAGCCAAATACAGCTGCAAAAATAAGCACTGTCTCAGGTACATGCACCCCTACGAGTGGAGATATAACTACACGCCAAGGTGAAGATAAGGGTGTcattgtttctgaaaatataGGGTCAGATAAACATAAAGatacaaacattaaaaatataagCAGGAGAGAGCCAGCCGGCCACCCTGTTGCAGAAGGTGAATATATTGATATTCTGCAGGCAACTATGCTTTTTAGTAGAGCTCAGTCAGCAACTGAGGAACAGAAATTAGAAGTGCAAATGCAGCCACACGCACAAATCGAAccacaaatgcaaaaatatCCACACAGACGAGCACAAATGCAACCAGAGTCGTACaggcaaacacagagacagccaaacacacagataccaCCTCAAGCACAGTCACAAGCACATGTGCAGTTACCTACAAAACCACAAACTCAAAATCATTCTAGATCAGAGGCCGCTGTATCATTGAGGCACAGTGTGTCTGCAGAAACAGCTCTCCACCATTCCCAGTCCCCTCACCTTCACCCTGACTCCTTGGAACCTTCTCAGTGTGTCCGGTTCTCAGAGAAACCCTGCACCCCGTGCATGAGGCGAAGACAAGGTGGAAAGGCCTCCAGAGCTCAGGAGCTGAGGTGTCGATACAGGGACTCCTACCAGGCTGCTATACAAAACCCTGTCACCTTTGgacaggagaaggagagggggaaTATGTTAGCTGTGTTGGAGGAGGATGGTGATTTGTCTCAGTGTGGTGACAGACAGAGGCCACCAGAGACTAATGTGCAAGAAATGTGGTTTGATCCTGTGGTACAACGCCAGCCTCCTTCCTTTGTCAGTGGCGCCATCTGCAAGGAGTCAGGAGAGAAATACGCTGTTCCATATTGGAAAACAGGAGATACAAACAATGCCCCCTGTATGGATTACAGGGGAACAAATGTTTTGAAGTTTGGTGGGCAACCAGAACAAACACCTGAAAGGATCAATCTGCCATTCAGGGAACCAAGGGATGCACACTCTGCCCAAACTTATGACAATTTACATCATTTGAATGGGGCAAATTCAGCAGATAGAAACACTGATAGAACTTTGTCGAGTTACAATGATCAGTCAGTTGTCGTCTCTGCCAAACGCAGCGGATTACCGTTTACTTCAGCTGAAATTCCAGCAATGAACACTACCTACAAGCCTCCTGAGAGGCTACAGAGCAGAACCAGTCCTGCGGGAGTGAGCCCAAACTTTCATAAGTATCTTCCAGCGCCACCAAACAGAAGGGAATCCACGTCAGATGGAAGATGTTCATCCCTCTCCACAGCTGTGGTGGACACCTCAGAGAAGTGTGCGCTGGTCATTGTTGAGGGTCAAAATGTTCGGCGAAGAGAAAACACTGGCTCCTGTGCAGAGATTCCCCAGCTGCACGTGGTCAAATGTAAAAACAGCACAGCCTTTGGACTAGTTTCACCCAAGATCAACAGGAGGAAGATGGTCACTCCAG ACGCTGCTCAGCCTGGCAGTGCGTTGCTAACCAGTAGAAATGGCCATCAGGTGGGGAACCCCTCGCAGACAGAtccacctccagcagcagagACGCAGAAGATCTCCCAGCCTGCCTCTAATCGTCCCAGACCTGACCACCTTCCCCTGGGATCCCCAGACCCCAGAGCCCACCCGCTCTTCTTAGGAGTAGCATCTCTAACAG GCGGCAGAGACAGGACAGGCAGGGCAATAGTTGAGCTCTATGGACACCACCAGGGATGGAGATCAGCTGTAACGAGCCAGGAGCTCTTCCAGATGCTGCTCTACTTCTGCACTATCACCAG GAGAGAAATCAGAGAGGCTGGGATGACGCTCATTTTTGATTCAAGGAAGACAAATCCTCAGCCGCAGCTTTATAAGGCCTTGATGACGCTTCAG GAGCAGACTCCTCAGGCAGTGAACAGTTTCGTGCTGCTGGTGGACAAGGAGAGCAGCCTGCGACCAGAGAGGTGTCCCGGCATTCAG ACTGAAGTGGTGACATCGATGAAAGCCTTGTTGAAGCTGGTGGAGGTGAATCAGCTGAGCTCCCGGCTGGACGGCACACTGTCTCACAGCCACTGTGACTGGATAGAGCTGCACCAG AAGCTCTTCCCATTTGTGTCTGATCTTCACGAGGCGTCCAGCCTTCTTCTGAGAGCCATCAGTAGGTTAGAGGAGCCCCAGAGGACAGACACTGTGCAG ACAGTGCAGCAGTGCATGGTGGACCAGAGGACGCTGATGAGGAATGTACTGGAGGACAGCCGATTGGTCAACCTGCAGAGGGAGGGCGGGGCTATCTTGGCGAGGCTGAGGAAGGAGAGTGACCTTAAATACCCCCACTGTGAGGACCTTAG TCTTTTGCCCACATGCAGTGACGCAGTGGACTCGGTGACCAGCCTGTACAATCACGTGGAGGAGCAGGCTCATGTCCTCGTGCAGAAGTCCAACACATCACTGGAGCACCTGGAGTATCTGCTGCAACTCAGAGAGGTGGAGGGACACTTCATTCAG CTGCAACAGTGGTTTAATGTAGAGGGAGagcgccacctgctggaggCTGAATCAGTGGAGGACTCTGGAGACAGAATGGAGCAGATCCTCAACAGCTTCACTGGTTTCCTTATTGAAGCTAAT GACCGAAGGCACCACGCCATGACGTTGGTGTCAGAGGCAGAGCGACTCCAGCAGAGTGGCCTCTCCTACCCGGAGACAGAGACATTTGGGACACTAGTCTGCAGCTTCAAGTCAGGCCTGGAGGACTTTCTGTGCAGGGCAGAGGCATGCGGCAGGGAGCTGCAGATCATGGTCAACGTGTGTGATTTTTGTGAACAG GCTACAGCTCTGGCCAGCGAATGCACGGAGTACCTAGATCAGAGTCAATCCAGAATCCACACAAAGCAAGACCATGACCAGACTACATCTGTcagtcacacaaacactgagccaaaacaacaccaaaacCAAGACTCTGGACCAAGCACTGCTTCCGCATCTGATATCCGTGCAGCACATGCCTCCGACGCAACCACCACCAGTGTTTTACTGTCAAGCAATGACACCTCTGTCCTTCAGACTTTCCAGGACAGGTTCCTCCAGTTCAGCCCAGAGAGATTTCAGGAGGTGAAGGCCCAGGCTGGCGCCCTGCGAGGCTCCAGGGGGATGCAGGTTTGGAACGCAGCCTGGCTGAGATGCCAGGAGGCGAGGCAGCAGCTTCAGGAGAGGATGCAGGATGTGGAGGACATTTTCCACCAACAATCAGATCCTAGCAGCTGGTGTGAACATCATTATGTTGATGTGGGGAATGTTCAGACACCGCCCCCCGGTGGCCAGAGTCTGGTGGTACAGTCAACACCCGGGCCCCGGCACCCGCAGTGGGAGGGCATTGTGTCGCGAGCGGTGGATTTAGGGAAGAGAAGGCCAATCCTGGGCACTAATAACACTAACTCAACAACTGTAGCCTGCTGTAACATCATTGTCAAACCTGAGGATCACAGTGATGCTGGAACCAgccaggggtcaaaggtcaatccACCGTCACCTCACAG GTCAGCAAGgagaacagaaagagagacgaGGAGGAGACACACAAGCAGAGCGAGGAGTGAGAGAGACGCCGCTGCTCTGTCTCAGTCCCACACCGTCGGCTGCCAGTGGTTTCCATGGGGACGAGGTCTCGGAATGAGGTCGGTGAGCCAGGACTCGTGCGCTACAGGAGTAGCGACGGCGGGGTCATCCACTCCTCCAGAGCAGCGGGTGCGATCCCCGTCCTCCTGCTCCCACCACGGTCAGCCATCGTGTCGGATCCTCCAGGAGGCTCAGAAGTTCCAGATCTCCCGCCACGGGAGCTTCTGCTCAGAGGACTCCTGTATGAGTGACCGGGGCGCTGCAGGGGGTAACGGGACTTTATGCTGCAAACACTCCAGCCTGCCCATCGGGAGATATGAGGGGGCGTTTTGTTTGGCAAGTCCACAGGAGAGTGCCAGCAATGCCCT GAGGCTGCAGCGTgtcctggaggagctggtgtTGACAGAGAGGGAGTACGTCCGCTCATTGGGCTACATCCTGACCCACTACCTCCCCCTGCTGGACAGACCAGACATCCCCCAGGATCTCAGAGGCAAGCGAGGTGTCATCTTCGGCAACCTGGAGAAGCTTTACGACTTCCACAGCCACTACTTCCTGCCAGAGCTGGAGGCCTGCCAGAGGGAGCCCGCCATGGTGGCCCGCTGCTTTCTTAGACAT AGTGAGAATTTTGGTTTGTACGCTCTGTACAGCAAGAACAAACCTCTGTCAGATGCCCTGATCCTGCACCGCCGCCATGACATTTTCAAG aagaagcagcaggagctGGGGGACATGATGGACCTTTCATCCTACCTGCTGAGACCCATCCAGAGGATCAGCAAGTACAGCCTCCTGCTGCAGGACATGCTGGCTCTGGCTGGCTCTTACAGGCCAAAAGACATGATCCAGGATACGCTGCTCGCATCTAGTGTTTGTGCACAAAGTGTGTGTGGCCCGGGTTCGTATGTGCCTGATCTGACAAGCAGTGAGAGGGAGCGGGAGAGGGCGGAGATCCAAGCTGCTGCAGACCTGGTTCGGTTTCAGATGCGCCACGGCAACGATTTGCTCACCATGGACGCCATCCAGGAGTGTGAT GTGAATTTAAAAGAGCAGGGCCAGCTGATTCGCCAGGACGAGTTCACTGTTTTCTTCAGGAAGAAGAAATGTATCCGTCGCATCTTTCTCTTTGAAGATCTCATCCTCTTCAGCAAGACTAAGAAGACAGATATTGGCAATGATGTTTATGTCTACAAGCAGTCATTCAAG ACAAGCGACATCGGGATGACCCACAACTCAAGTGTAAGCAGCTTGTGTTTTGAGATCTGGTTCCGCAGGAGAAAAAGTGAGGACACCTACACCTTGAAGGCCTCCAGCATGGAGGTGAAGAAAGCCTGGACCACCGACCTGGAGAGGATTCTGTGGGATCAGGCCACTCACAGCAGAG AGTTGCGTATGCAGGAGAGGGTGTTCATGGGAATGGGCCGTAAACCTTTCCTGGATATTCAGCCCAGTGATGCTGCCATCTGTGACCGAGCCATCAGCTGCACCCTGCCTGGGAGAA TCCCTGTGGCGTGTTGTTCACACAGGGGCTTAGAGTACCCACGACCACACTCCATTGGCTCTGGCAGCACCGCCTCCACCACCCTCAGCCAGTCGTCTTCCTCCTCTGGCCGGGGCTcgctgccccctgctggttaTCTCGGGAACCAGTCACAGGGTTTGGAGATGGGTCCCGCCGTCTGCTCCTCCCCTGAGGCTGTGACTGAAAATGAACTCaaccatcatcatcttcatcagcaTCATCTTCATCGTAACTGTGAACAATGGAAAAGTCATCATCTGCTGA TGGACAGCACTGACAGCACTTCTGGAGAACGCATCAACCTCTTCAGCAGCTCAGACCGCAGCTGCCTGTCCGCCATTAGTGGAGAGCTAGTGGATGACTCCTCCTCGATTGTATCCCAGACTTCAAAATCCCGCCAACCACTTAATCGGACCCCCAGCCTGAGGAGAAACAGCTCACCAGCGCTTACTAGAAAGAAACCAGGTGTCACCCCCAAACCTCCACATCTGGCTAATGCTCAGGTACAG GGTGATGACATTATAATCGGAAAATCAACAGAAGTTTAG